A genomic region of Photobacterium swingsii contains the following coding sequences:
- the ybgF gene encoding tol-pal system protein YbgF, which produces MNSNKMRVAALALLVGAATQVVAAPAPVTELNSSSAQGNSLERLERMLEARNQIQIDMQRQLEQLASEMDELRGVVERNSYDLSQMLERQRELYREVDALSRQPQKAATDTADSQPKSTETYTSNVSENADYEKAVNLILKEKDYDGAVKAFEGFLVAYPQSAYKPNAHYWLGQLYFTKNQLKQAGEQFKAVADYSDSNKRADALLKLGVIAERSKNVEEAKKMYQEVVKTYPDSTSSRQAQASLKKLGK; this is translated from the coding sequence TAACAAGATGCGCGTTGCCGCATTGGCGTTGCTGGTTGGTGCGGCGACCCAAGTGGTCGCCGCTCCTGCACCCGTTACTGAGCTAAACAGTAGCAGTGCTCAGGGAAATAGCCTTGAGCGATTGGAGCGGATGCTTGAGGCAAGAAACCAAATTCAGATTGATATGCAACGTCAACTTGAACAATTGGCTTCTGAAATGGATGAACTTCGAGGTGTTGTTGAGCGTAACTCGTATGACTTAAGTCAGATGCTAGAACGCCAACGTGAACTGTACCGTGAAGTCGATGCACTAAGCCGCCAGCCGCAAAAAGCAGCAACAGACACTGCGGATAGCCAACCAAAATCCACAGAAACCTACACAAGTAATGTTAGCGAGAACGCCGACTATGAAAAAGCCGTAAACCTTATTCTGAAAGAAAAGGATTACGATGGCGCTGTGAAAGCGTTCGAAGGCTTCTTAGTTGCGTATCCTCAATCGGCTTATAAACCGAATGCCCACTATTGGTTGGGGCAACTTTACTTCACTAAGAATCAGCTGAAACAAGCAGGCGAACAGTTTAAAGCTGTTGCTGATTATAGCGATTCAAATAAGCGCGCCGACGCCTTACTTAAACTCGGTGTGATTGCAGAGCGCAGTAAAAACGTCGAAGAAGCGAAGAAAATGTATCAGGAAGTCGTAAAAACATACCCTGATTCCACCAGTTCTCGACAAGCGCAAGCAAGCTTGAAAAAACTCGGAAAATAA
- the nadA gene encoding quinolinate synthase NadA: MSLTFDPSETIYPFPPKPVPLSDSEKQEYIAKIKALLEEKDAVLVAHYYTDPEIQALAENTGGFVGDSLEMARFGNQHPAKTLIICGVRFMGESAKILTPEKHVLMPTLEAECSLDLGCPADKFTEFCDAHPDHTVVVYANTSAAVKARADWVVTSSIALEIVEHLDSEDKKIIWGPDRHLGSYIANQTGAEMLLWQGECVVHDEFSAKALRDMKHLHPEAAILVHPESPASVVELADAVGSTSQLIKAAKALPNQKLIVATDKGIFFKMQQLVPEKELVEAPTAGAGATCRSCAHCPWMAMNGLKAIEQALRDGGSEHEIFVDEALREKSLIPLNRMLDFAAELQLKVKGNA; encoded by the coding sequence ATGAGCTTAACATTCGATCCGTCAGAAACAATCTATCCATTCCCGCCAAAACCTGTGCCATTGAGTGACAGTGAAAAGCAGGAATACATCGCAAAAATTAAAGCCCTTCTTGAGGAAAAAGATGCGGTTTTAGTTGCCCACTATTACACCGACCCAGAAATTCAGGCCCTAGCTGAAAATACGGGTGGCTTTGTTGGTGACTCCCTTGAAATGGCCCGTTTTGGTAATCAGCACCCTGCAAAAACCTTGATTATCTGCGGTGTGCGCTTCATGGGTGAATCTGCAAAAATCCTGACCCCAGAAAAGCATGTACTAATGCCAACGCTTGAAGCTGAGTGTTCACTTGATCTGGGCTGTCCTGCAGATAAATTTACCGAGTTTTGTGATGCTCACCCTGATCATACTGTTGTGGTGTATGCGAATACGTCCGCGGCGGTCAAAGCACGTGCTGATTGGGTTGTTACCTCTAGTATTGCTCTTGAAATTGTTGAACACCTTGATAGTGAAGATAAGAAAATTATTTGGGGCCCAGACCGCCACTTAGGTTCTTATATTGCTAATCAAACTGGCGCTGAAATGCTGTTATGGCAAGGTGAATGCGTTGTTCATGACGAATTTTCAGCTAAAGCGCTTCGTGATATGAAGCACTTACATCCGGAGGCGGCTATTCTTGTTCACCCTGAATCCCCTGCGAGTGTGGTGGAATTAGCGGATGCAGTTGGTTCTACAAGTCAGTTGATTAAAGCCGCGAAAGCGCTTCCAAATCAGAAACTGATCGTAGCGACTGACAAAGGTATTTTCTTCAAGATGCAGCAACTGGTACCAGAGAAAGAGTTGGTAGAAGCACCAACGGCTGGTGCAGGTGCAACTTGTCGTAGCTGTGCGCATTGCCCTTGGATGGCAATGAATGGCTTGAAGGCGATTGAGCAAGCACTTCGTGATGGTGGCAGTGAGCATGAAATCTTTGTGGATGAAGCTCTGCGTGAAAAATCACTCATTCCGTTAAACCGTATGCTGGATTTTGCTGCTGAGCTGCAACTGAAGGTAAAGGGTAACGCATAA